The Macrobrachium nipponense isolate FS-2020 chromosome 13, ASM1510439v2, whole genome shotgun sequence genome has a window encoding:
- the LOC135225160 gene encoding uncharacterized protein LOC135225160: protein MSGGAEVCGGGGERSIWTPPPTGACVLRTAQPQQRRRPPTYKACNEGSRHHKLIGFRSHQLVCVRSPESSRLVHLIANMPDPCCEGKETDCSKGDCKGCDAGCKGNCCRGAPCEKCTPECACKSADDCAKNCAKACKCCP from the exons ATGTCAGGAGGTGCCGaggtgtgtggggggggtggggagaggagtATCTGGACGCCACCGCCAACCGGCGCCTGCGTATTGCGCACGGCACAGCCACAACAACGTCGCCGACCGCCGACATATAAGGCCTGCAACGAGGGTTCACGGCATCACAAGCTCATTGGCTTCCGTTCCCATCAATTGGTTTGTGTTCGTTCTCCTGAGTCGTCGAGACTAGTTCATCTAATCGCCAACATGCCTGATCCATGCTGTGAAG GAAAGGAAACTGACTGCTCCAAGGGAGACTGCAAAGGCTGCGATGCAGGCTGCAAGGGCAATTGCTGCCGTGGCGCCCCGTGCGAGAAAT GCACCCCAGAGTGCGCCTGCAAGTCGGCTGATGACTGCGCTAAGAACTGCGCCAAAGCCTGCAAGTGCTGCCCATAA